The Variovorax sp. PMC12 genome segment GTCGGATCGGCCGCCGACGCGGTCATCATCGGCACCAAGATCATTCAACTCATCGAAGACCAGCCCCGCGACAAGGTCGTGCCGGCCGTGCGTGAATTCCTCGCGGGCATCCGCGAGGCGCTCGACGCGCTGCCCGCCGCGACGGCCAAGAACGCGGCTGGTCGATAATCACCGCCAACACAAGGAGCCCCTGATGAGCTGGCTTGAAAAACTGCTACCCGCCAAGATCGCGCAAACCGACCCGTCCGAGCGCCGCCAGGTGCCCGAGGGCCTGTGGATCAAATGCCCCGCCTGCGAGACCGTTCTGTACAAGACCGACCTCGAGCACAACCAGAACGTCTGCCCCAGCTGCAGCCACCACCATCGCATCGGCGCCCGCGCGCGCCTGGACGCGTTCCTCGATGCCGAGGGCCGCTACGAGGTCGGCCAGGAAGTGCTGCCGGTCGACGCCCTGAAGTTCAAGGACAGCCGCAAGTACCCCGAGCGCCTGAAGGAAGCCCTGGAAAACACCGGCGAGACCGACGCGCTGGTCGTCATGGGCGGCTCGGTGCACAGCATCAGCGTGGTCGTGGCCTGCTTCGAATTCGAATTCATGGGCGGCTCCATGGGCAGCGTGGTCGGCGAGCGCTTCGTGCGCGGCGTCGAAACCGCCATCGAGCAGAAGGTGCCCTTCATCTGCTTCACCGCCACCGGCGGCGCGCGCATGCAGGAAGGCCTGCTCTCGCTGATGCAGATGGCCAAGACCAACGCCGCGCTCACGCGCCTGGCGAAGAAGGGCCTGCCCTACATCAGCGTGCTGACCGACCCGACCATGGGCGGCGTGTCGGCAGGCTTCGCCTTCGTGGGCGACGTGGTGATCGCCGAGCCCAAGGCGCTGATCGGCTTTGCAGGCCCGCGCGTGATCGAATCGACCGTGCGCGTGACGCTGCCCGAAGGCTTCCAGCGCGCCGAGTTCCTGCAGACCAAGGGCGCGATCGACTTCATCAGCGACCGCCGCGAACTGCGCAAGACCATTGCCAGCACGCTGGCGATGCTGCTGCGCCAGCCGGCCGACGCGGTCAGCTGACACAGGCAGGCGTCCAAAAGACAAGGGCCCGGGTGCATTGCACCCGGGCCCTTTTCAGTTGGGCTCGATCAGAACGTCAGTTGATAGGCAAACACCAGCAGGTTGCTCAGCACGATGGCAATCACCTGCAGCACCACGATGGCCGCCAGCGGCGACAGGTCGATGCCGCCGATCAGCGGAATGAAGCGCCGGAACGGCCGCACCAGCGGCTCGGCCAGGCGGGAGATGAGGTCGAGCAGCATCGGGGAAGCGCCCGGAATCCACGACAGCACGGCATAGACCACCAGCAGCGCCGTCAGCCCCGAGACCGCCAGCTGCATCAGCCCCACCAGCGACACCAGCGGCAAGGTCGCGATCCGTCCGAGGTTGCCGATCAGCAGCCAGAGCAGCAGGAACTTCATCAGCACCAGCAGCCACGCCGCGATCAGGCTCGCCAGGTCCCAGCGCTTCACCGGCGGCACGATGCGCCGCAGCGGAAGCACGATCCAGTCGGTGATGGCGAAGATGAAGCGCCCGAGCGGATTGCCGAAAGGCACCCGGTGGTACTGCATGTAGAGGCGCAGCAGGCAGGCGCCGCCGAGCAGGCCGACGATCACGTCGAGAAGGAACGAGGGAATCTGATAGAGCATGAGGCGCAGCCGTGAGCGGAATGCGATGATAGCCACGCAAGGCTCTTCGATGACGACACAACCCCTTTTGCATTCACTGCCATTGTTCCCGCTCGGCACGGTTCTGTTTCCGGGCGGCCTGCTTCCGCTGCGAATCTTCGAGGTCCGCTATCTCGACATGATCGGCAAGTGCCGCAAGGCCGATGCGCCCTTCGGCGTGGTGAGCCTCACCAGCGGCAGCGAAGTGCGCAAGGCCGGCGCCGACACCGAGAGCTTTGCCGGCATCGGCACGCTGGCCATGATCCGCGAGTTCGAGTCGCCGCAAAGCGGCCTGCTGCAGATCGAATGCATCGGCACGCAGCGATTCCGCGTGCGCCATGCCGAACTGCAGAAGCACGGGCTCTGGGTGGCCGAGGTCGAGGCGGTGAACGACGACGTCGCGCTGGAGATCCCGGACGACCTCAGGCACACCGCCACCGCGTTGCAGCGGCTGCTCGACACGCTGGAAGAACGGCGCCGCGCGCAAGGCGAATCGGTGCGGCTGCCTATCGGCACACCCTACCGGCTCGACGACTGCGGCTGGGTAGCCAACCGCTGGTGCGAGCTGGTGCCGATGCAGCTGGAGCTGCGCCAGCGGCTGATGGAGCTCGACAGTCCGTTGATGCGGCTGGAGCTGGTGAGCGATCTGCTGGCGCGCACGGGCATCACCGAGTAGGCATCACATTTGGCAGCTACATTTTTTGTAGCGCTTTGTGCAGGATTGACGGGCATTCAGGGGCGGTCTCGGTTCAAACCTGATGGGCTAAAATGCCAGCCCCGCGCACGCTCCCGGTTGCGCGCCACCCGCCTCCCATGTCCGATCAAAAGACCCCTACGCCTCCCACGCCCGCCGTCGACGAAAACCAGCTCATCGCCGAACGCCGCGAAAAACTCAAGCTGCTGCGCACCGCGCAGGTCGAGGGCAAAGGCGTTGCGTTCCCGAACGACTTCAAGCCCGGCCACCGCGCCGCGGCACTCGTCGAGGCACATGGCGCCACCGAAGCCGAAGCCCTCGACGCGCAAGCCGTTTCCGTGAGCGTGGCGGGCCGGATGATGCTCAAGCGCGTCATGGGCAAGGCCAGCTTCGCAACGCTGCAGGACGCCACCAGCCGCATCCAGCTCTACGTCACGCGCGACGCGGTGGGCGAAGAGGCCTATGCCGAATTCAAGCGCTGGGACCTGGGCGACATCGTCGGCGCCGAAGGCTCGCTGATGAAGACCAAGACCGGCGAGCTGTCGGTCAAGGTCACCCGGCTGCGCCTGCTCACCAAGAGCCTGCGTCCGCTGCCCGACAAGTTCCACGGCATGGCCGACCAGGAACAGAAGTACCGCCAGCGCTACGTCGACCTGATCACCGACGAATCGGCGCGCGTGCGCTTCACCGCGCGCAGCAAGGCCGTGAGCGCGCTGCGCGAGTTCATGGTGGCCAACGATTTCCTCGAAGTCGAGACGCCCATGCTCCACCCCATTCCCGGCGGCGCCAACGCCAAGCCCTTCAAGACGCACCACAACGCGCTCGACCAGGAAATGTTCCTGCGCATCGCGCCCGAGCTGTACCTCAAGCGCCTGATCGTCGGCGGCTTCGAGCGCGTGTTCGAAATCAACCGGAGCTACCGCAACGAGGGCATCTCGGTGCGGCACAACCCCGAGTTCACGATGATGGAGTTCTACGCGGCCTACTGGAACTACCGCGACCTGATGGACTTCACCGAGACGCTGATCCGCACCATCGCCGACAAGGCCGTGGGCACACAGCAGCTCACCTACCAGGGCAAGCCGGTCGACCTGACCCAGCCCTTCGAGCGCCTGACGATCCGCGAAGCCATCCTGAAGCACACCGATGCCGAAGGCGTGGCCCAGGGCGTGGACGACACCGCCTGGCTCATCGCCGCACTGCGCAAGATCGGCCTGAGCGAAGAAAAGGACAAGCTCTCGCAGCGCAGCCTGGCCAGCCTGCAGGTGATGTACTTCGAGGAAACCGTCGAAGAGAAGCTCTGGCAGCCGACCTTCATCATGGAGCACCCGACCGAGATCTCGCCGCTGGCGCGCGCCAACGACGAGCGCCCCGAGGTCACCGAGCGCTTCGAGCTCTACATCACCGGCCGCGAGTTCGGCAACGGCTTCAGCGAGCTGAACGACGCCGAGGACCAGGCCGCGCGCTTCAACGCGCAGGTCGCGGCCAAGGATAGCGGCGACGACGAAGCCATGTACTACGACCACGACTTCGTGCGCGCGCTCGAATACGGCATGCCGCCCACCGGCGGCTGCGGCATCGGCATCGACCGGCTGATGATGCTGCTGACCGATTCGCCGAGCATCCGCGACGTGATCCTGTTCCCCGCCCTGCGCAGGGAATCTTGAGCGTGCCGTCACCGTCGTCGCTGCCGACGATCGGCATCGACTTCGGCACCTCCAACTCCGCCGTGGCCTGCCGGGTCGACGGCGTCGCCCGCCTGCTGCCCATCGAAGGCGCGGCCACCACGCTGCCGACCGCGATCTTCTTCAACTCGGAAGACCGCACCACGCACTTCGGCCGCGACGCCGTCGCGCAATATCTCTCGGGCACCGAAGGCCGGCTGATGCGTTCGCTCAAGAGCCTGCTGGGCAGCGCGCTGATGCAGGAGAAGACCGCCATCTATGACGGTCTCTTGAGCTTCGAGGACATCATCGCGCGCTTCCTGCGCGAGCTGGCAGTGCGTGCCAGCCGCGAGCTGGGCCAGTTGCCCGAGCGCGTCGTGATCGGGCGGCCCGTGCACTTCGTGGACGACGATCCGAAGCGCGACGAGCGCGCCGAGGAAAGCCTGCGCGTCGCGGCGCGTGCGGCGGGCTTCCGCGAAATCGCCTTCCAGCTCGAGCCGATCGCCGCCGCCTTCGACTACGAGCAGCGCATCGCCAAGGAATCGATCGTGCTCATCGTCGACATCGGCGGCGGCACCTCAGACTTCACCGTGGTGCGCGTGGGCCCCGACCGCGCGGCGCGCGAGGACCGCGGCGACGACGTGCTGGCCACCAGCGGCGTGCACATCGGCGGCACCGACTTCGACCAGCGCCTGAACCTCGAGCGCGTGATGCCGCATTTCGGCTTTCGCCACCACGGCCCGCAGGGGCGCGAGGTGCCGAGCAAAGTGTTCTTCGAGCTGTCGTCCTGGCACCTGATCAACTGGCTCTACGCCGCCAAGGCGGTGCGCCAGGCCAAGGAACTGCGCACCAGCTACAGCGACACGCGCCTGCACGACCGCCTCATGAACGTGCTGGAAGAACGGCACGGCCACCGCATCGCCAGCGCCGTGGAAGCGGCCAAGATCGATGCCTCCGTCACCGATGCGGAAACCGCCATCGACCTCGACTGCGCCGAGCGCGGCCTGGTGGCTTCGCTGTCTCCCGCCGACATGGCGCAACAGCTGGCCGGCCCGCTCGAGAACGTGATCGCCTGCGCCCACGCCTGCGTCAAGCGCGCGGGCCTTCGCAGCGGCGACCTCGACGCGATCTACCTGACCGGCGGCTCGTCCGCCCTGCGACCGTTCCAGCATGCGCTGCGCAAGAGCTTCGCGGGCGTGAACCTGGTCGAGGGCGACCTGTTCGGCGGTGTCGCCACCGGCCTGGCCTGCGTGGCGCGCACCGGACGCGCGGCACGCTGATGAAATACCTGGCGGGCTATCCGGCACCCCTACTGGACCAGGTCCGCCAGCTGATGGCCGAAGACCGGCTCGCCGGCCTGCTGCTCAAGCGCTACCCCGAAGGCTCGCACGACATCCAGACCGACCGCGCGCTGTACGGCTACGTGAGCGAGCTCAAGAGCGACTTCATGCGCAAGGCCGAGCCGCTGTCCAAGGTGATGTTCGACAGCAAGCTGCACGTGATACGCAACGCGCTGGGCACGCACACCACCGTGTCCCGCGTGCAGGGCGGCAAGCTCAAGGCCAAGCGCGAGATCCGCGTGGCCAGCCTGTTCAAGGACGTGCCGCTTCCCTGGCTGCGCATGATCGTCGTGCACGAACTCGCCCACATGAAGGAGCGCGAGCACGACAAGGCTTTCTATGCGCTGTGCATGCACATGGAGCCGGAGTACCAGCAGCTCGAATTCGACCTGCGGCTGTACCTGACCCATCTGGAGACGGGCGGGGAACGGCTCTGGCGCCCCCCGGCCGCCTGAAGAAAAAGAGCGCTCGGCTCAGACGGCCGCCAGCAGGCGCAGCGCATCGCGGTGAGTGCGCGACGCGGAAAGCGTGTCCCAGTCGGGCGCGGCCTCTTGCGGCAGCAACGCGAGCCTGCGTGCCTCGCTCGCCGCATCCGGCCGCCATTGCCCGTTGCGCGAAGCCGCCTCGAATCCATCGAGGAATTGGTCGAGCACCCGTCCGTCGCCAATGCTCTGGTTGCACAGCAGCGCCACGTCGCAGCCCGCCGCCAGCGCCGCCAGCGCGGCGTCGGTGTAGCTCAGCAGTTCGCCGTCGATGTAGCGCCCCGCTTCCATGCTCAGGTCGTCGCTGAAGACCGCGCCGTCGAAGGCGAAGCGCTGGCGCAGCACCGCCTTGAGCCACTTCGACGAAAACCCCGCCGGCCGCTTGTCGACCTTGGGGTAGATCACGTGCGCCGGCATCACGGCGGTGAGCGTGCCGGCCAGCCAGTCGTAAGGCCGGGCGTCATCGTTCAGGATGTCCTTGAGGCTGCGCTTGTCGACCGGGATCTCGACGTGCGAATCGGCCGTGACGAAGCCGTGCCCCGGAAAATGCTTGCCGCAGTTGCGCATGCCCTTTTGCAGCATGCCGTGCATGACGCTCTTGGCCAGCAGCGCCACCACGCGCGGGTCGCGGTGGAAACTGCGATCGCCGATCACGCCGCTGCCGCCGTGGTCCAGGTCGAGCACGGGCGCGAAGCTGAAATCGACGCCGCAGGCGCGCAGCTCGGCCGCGAGCACCTGGCCGGCAGCCGTCGCGGCCTGCGTGGCGCGCATGGCGTCGCGCATCCACAGTTCGCCCAGGGCGCGCATCGACGGCAGTCGCGTGAAGCCGTCGGTGCGAAAGCGCTGCACGCGGCCGCCTTCGTGGTCGACGCAGATCAGCAGGTCGGGGCGTATCGCCTTGATCTCGGCATTGAGCGCGGTCATCTGCGCCCGGTCCTGCCAGTTGCGGGAGAAATGGATCACGCCGCCGACCAGCGGGTTGGCAAGGCGCCGGCGGTCGGCCGCGTCGAGTTCGGTCGCGGCCACGTCGATGATCAGCGGCGCATGGGGGCGAGCAGCAAGCTCGGGGGTCATACCTTCTCCACCACCACGAAGCTCGCGGCGTATTCGTTTTCGTCGGTCACGGTCACGTGGGCCGTGAGCCCTTGTGCCTCGAACCAGTCCTTCAGGCCGCCGTGCAGCACGATGACCGGCTTGCCGCTGGGCAGGTTGGCGATCTCGCACAGGCGCCAGCTCATGGGCATGCGCATGCCCATGCCGATCGCCTTGCTGAAAGCCTCCTTGGCGGAAAAGCGCGTCGCGAGGTAGCTGATGCCGCGCTTGGGCCAGCGCGCGCTGCGGGCCTTCCAGACCGCGAACTCGGCGTCGCTCAGCACCTTGCGGGCGAAGCGCTCGCCCTGGCGCTCGAAGGTCGCGGTGATGCGCCGCAGGTCGCAGATGTCGGTGCCAATGCCGTAGATCATTCGGCGCCGGCGCTCATTGCTGCGCCTCGCTGATGCATCGCAGGTAGTCGTGGGTGGTGGCGGCATAGCCGAGTTCGAGTGCGTCGGCCACGAAGGCATGGCCGATCGACACCTCCAGCACGCCGGGCACCGCGCGCAGGAATGCAGTCAGGTTGTCGCGGCTCAGGTCGTGGCCGGCGTTGATGCCCAGGCCCGCGGCATGGGCCGCGCGCGCCGTGTCGGCATAGCGCTGGAGCACGGCCTGCTCGTCGGGCGTGCCGCGCGAGGCGGCATAGCCTTCGGTGTAGAGCTCGACGCGGTCGGCGCCCACGGCCTTCACGGCGGCCATCATCTCGGGAATCGGGTCCATGAACAGGCTGACGCGCACGCCCAGCGCGCGGGCCTCGGCGATCAGCGGGCGCAGGCGCTCGGCATCGTCGGGGAAGGTCCAGCCGTGGTCGCTGGTCGACTGGGTTTCGCTGTCGGGCACGAAGGTGGCCTGGTGCGGCTTCAGCGTGCGCACGAAGTCCATGAGGTTCTGGAACGGGTTGCCTTCGATGTTGAACTCGATGGCGGGCCAGTCCCTGGCGAGCAGCTCGGACAGGTCGCTCACGTCGTGCGCGCGGATGTGGCGGGCATCCGGGCGGGGGTGCACGGTGATGCCCTGCGCGCCGGCGGCCAGGCAGGCCTGCGCGGCCTTGACCACGCTCGGGATGCCCAGGTGGCGCGTGTTGCGGACCAGGGCCACCTTGTTGAGGTTGACGGACAGCGAGGTGACGTTGCCTGAGGTGCTCATAGTGCTTGCAGATCTCTCATCATTTGCCGCGTGCGCAGCGTGGACACGCCGCAATGGTAGTTGAGCAAGGCGCGCAGCTGGTTCCGCAGGGCGCTGTTGCTGCCGGCGTTCATGGTGGCCACTTCGCGCAGCGTGGCGGTGAACGGGGCGCGGTCGTCGAGCACGGCCTGCAGCGCCTGCCAGTCGGCGCCGGCCAGCGCGGCCTCCTTGCCGTCCGCCTGGCGCAGGCCGGCTTCGGGCACGAGGCTGTAGCGGGTGTCGGCCACGAGCGGCTCCAGCGTCAGCGTCTGGACCTCGAGCGACGGCAGCAGCCCGACCCCGCGCAGCAGCAGCAGTTCGAAGGCGCGCAGAGCGGCCGCATGGGTGGCCGCCTGGGCGCCGGCGTGGTCGCCCGCCAGCACCTGCACCACGCCCGCATAGGCGTCGAACAGTGCTTCGTGGGCGTCGTCGCGCGCCAGCAGGCGCAGCAGCAGTTCGTTGACGTAGTAGCCCGACAGCAACGCCTCGCCGGTCGGCATGACGTGGCCGCCCATCCACTCGGCGCCCTTGAGCGTGCGGATCTCGGCGTCGCCGCCGTAGTTGAGCTGCAGCGGCTGAAGCGGCAGCAGCACGGGCCGGAAATTGGAGCTCGGCCGCTTCGCCCCCTTGGCCACCAGCGCGATGCGCCCGTGGTGCCGGGTGAAGACCTCGAGGATCAGGCTCGACTCGCTCCAGTCGTAGCGGTGGAGCACATAAGCCGGTTCGTGCGAAACGCGGTGGGTGGCCATGTCAGTGCGCTAAGGAGCATCGAGGCTTGAGGCCGGCAAACGCCGCGGAACCGGCTTTGCCGGGCCACTGGCGTTGCCCCCTGCAAGGGGGTTGGCGGCTACGCGAAGCGAGCGAGCCTGGGGGTTTGCCTGTCTGTTATTCGTAGCCGAACGAACGGACCCGGGCTTCGTCGTCGGCCCAGCCCGAGCGCACCTTCACCCACAGTTCGAGGAACACCTTGGCGTCGGCCAGCTTCTCCAGCTCCACGCGGGTTTCCATGCCGATGCGCTTGATGCGCTCGCCCTTGTCGCCGATCACCATGGCCTTGTGGCCGTCGCGCTCGAC includes the following:
- the accD gene encoding acetyl-CoA carboxylase, carboxyltransferase subunit beta, translating into MSWLEKLLPAKIAQTDPSERRQVPEGLWIKCPACETVLYKTDLEHNQNVCPSCSHHHRIGARARLDAFLDAEGRYEVGQEVLPVDALKFKDSRKYPERLKEALENTGETDALVVMGGSVHSISVVVACFEFEFMGGSMGSVVGERFVRGVETAIEQKVPFICFTATGGARMQEGLLSLMQMAKTNAALTRLAKKGLPYISVLTDPTMGGVSAGFAFVGDVVIAEPKALIGFAGPRVIESTVRVTLPEGFQRAEFLQTKGAIDFISDRRELRKTIASTLAMLLRQPADAVS
- a CDS encoding YggT family protein, whose amino-acid sequence is MLYQIPSFLLDVIVGLLGGACLLRLYMQYHRVPFGNPLGRFIFAITDWIVLPLRRIVPPVKRWDLASLIAAWLLVLMKFLLLWLLIGNLGRIATLPLVSLVGLMQLAVSGLTALLVVYAVLSWIPGASPMLLDLISRLAEPLVRPFRRFIPLIGGIDLSPLAAIVVLQVIAIVLSNLLVFAYQLTF
- a CDS encoding LON peptidase substrate-binding domain-containing protein, which encodes MTTQPLLHSLPLFPLGTVLFPGGLLPLRIFEVRYLDMIGKCRKADAPFGVVSLTSGSEVRKAGADTESFAGIGTLAMIREFESPQSGLLQIECIGTQRFRVRHAELQKHGLWVAEVEAVNDDVALEIPDDLRHTATALQRLLDTLEERRRAQGESVRLPIGTPYRLDDCGWVANRWCELVPMQLELRQRLMELDSPLMRLELVSDLLARTGITE
- the lysS gene encoding lysine--tRNA ligase → MSDQKTPTPPTPAVDENQLIAERREKLKLLRTAQVEGKGVAFPNDFKPGHRAAALVEAHGATEAEALDAQAVSVSVAGRMMLKRVMGKASFATLQDATSRIQLYVTRDAVGEEAYAEFKRWDLGDIVGAEGSLMKTKTGELSVKVTRLRLLTKSLRPLPDKFHGMADQEQKYRQRYVDLITDESARVRFTARSKAVSALREFMVANDFLEVETPMLHPIPGGANAKPFKTHHNALDQEMFLRIAPELYLKRLIVGGFERVFEINRSYRNEGISVRHNPEFTMMEFYAAYWNYRDLMDFTETLIRTIADKAVGTQQLTYQGKPVDLTQPFERLTIREAILKHTDAEGVAQGVDDTAWLIAALRKIGLSEEKDKLSQRSLASLQVMYFEETVEEKLWQPTFIMEHPTEISPLARANDERPEVTERFELYITGREFGNGFSELNDAEDQAARFNAQVAAKDSGDDEAMYYDHDFVRALEYGMPPTGGCGIGIDRLMMLLTDSPSIRDVILFPALRRES
- a CDS encoding Hsp70 family protein; the encoded protein is MSVPSPSSLPTIGIDFGTSNSAVACRVDGVARLLPIEGAATTLPTAIFFNSEDRTTHFGRDAVAQYLSGTEGRLMRSLKSLLGSALMQEKTAIYDGLLSFEDIIARFLRELAVRASRELGQLPERVVIGRPVHFVDDDPKRDERAEESLRVAARAAGFREIAFQLEPIAAAFDYEQRIAKESIVLIVDIGGGTSDFTVVRVGPDRAAREDRGDDVLATSGVHIGGTDFDQRLNLERVMPHFGFRHHGPQGREVPSKVFFELSSWHLINWLYAAKAVRQAKELRTSYSDTRLHDRLMNVLEERHGHRIASAVEAAKIDASVTDAETAIDLDCAERGLVASLSPADMAQQLAGPLENVIACAHACVKRAGLRSGDLDAIYLTGGSSALRPFQHALRKSFAGVNLVEGDLFGGVATGLACVARTGRAAR
- a CDS encoding YgjP-like metallopeptidase domain-containing protein, which codes for MKYLAGYPAPLLDQVRQLMAEDRLAGLLLKRYPEGSHDIQTDRALYGYVSELKSDFMRKAEPLSKVMFDSKLHVIRNALGTHTTVSRVQGGKLKAKREIRVASLFKDVPLPWLRMIVVHELAHMKEREHDKAFYALCMHMEPEYQQLEFDLRLYLTHLETGGERLWRPPAA
- the nagZ gene encoding beta-N-acetylhexosaminidase, producing MTPELAARPHAPLIIDVAATELDAADRRRLANPLVGGVIHFSRNWQDRAQMTALNAEIKAIRPDLLICVDHEGGRVQRFRTDGFTRLPSMRALGELWMRDAMRATQAATAAGQVLAAELRACGVDFSFAPVLDLDHGGSGVIGDRSFHRDPRVVALLAKSVMHGMLQKGMRNCGKHFPGHGFVTADSHVEIPVDKRSLKDILNDDARPYDWLAGTLTAVMPAHVIYPKVDKRPAGFSSKWLKAVLRQRFAFDGAVFSDDLSMEAGRYIDGELLSYTDAALAALAAGCDVALLCNQSIGDGRVLDQFLDGFEAASRNGQWRPDAASEARRLALLPQEAAPDWDTLSASRTHRDALRLLAAV
- the acpS gene encoding holo-ACP synthase — encoded protein: MIYGIGTDICDLRRITATFERQGERFARKVLSDAEFAVWKARSARWPKRGISYLATRFSAKEAFSKAIGMGMRMPMSWRLCEIANLPSGKPVIVLHGGLKDWFEAQGLTAHVTVTDENEYAASFVVVEKV
- a CDS encoding pyridoxine 5'-phosphate synthase, translated to MSTSGNVTSLSVNLNKVALVRNTRHLGIPSVVKAAQACLAAGAQGITVHPRPDARHIRAHDVSDLSELLARDWPAIEFNIEGNPFQNLMDFVRTLKPHQATFVPDSETQSTSDHGWTFPDDAERLRPLIAEARALGVRVSLFMDPIPEMMAAVKAVGADRVELYTEGYAASRGTPDEQAVLQRYADTARAAHAAGLGINAGHDLSRDNLTAFLRAVPGVLEVSIGHAFVADALELGYAATTHDYLRCISEAQQ
- the recO gene encoding DNA repair protein RecO; its protein translation is MATHRVSHEPAYVLHRYDWSESSLILEVFTRHHGRIALVAKGAKRPSSNFRPVLLPLQPLQLNYGGDAEIRTLKGAEWMGGHVMPTGEALLSGYYVNELLLRLLARDDAHEALFDAYAGVVQVLAGDHAGAQAATHAAALRAFELLLLRGVGLLPSLEVQTLTLEPLVADTRYSLVPEAGLRQADGKEAALAGADWQALQAVLDDRAPFTATLREVATMNAGSNSALRNQLRALLNYHCGVSTLRTRQMMRDLQAL